The DNA sequence GGTGATTGAGATGCGCCGGGCCTTCCATACCCTCAAGGGGGGTGGGCGCATGGTGGGTGCAGATCAGGTCGCCGGCATAGCCTGGGCGGTCGAGCATCTGCTTAACCGATTGATTGAAAAAAGAGTAGCCATTACCCCGACCCTGATGGCGGTTGTCGGACTGACCAAGGATGTGCTGCCTGATCTGGCCGAAGCCTTTTCTGAACAAACTGATTACAGCCGCCCCGAGTATGTTGCCCAGCTGGTAATTGCAGCAGAGGCGCTGGCCAGGGGTGAAGAAACGGCCCTGCCCGATAGCGTTGATGATTGTCACGACAGTGACGCAAAGGAACCTTCCCCGGCAATGGTGGGTGACAATGCGGTTGCGGTTGCGGTTGCGGTTGCGGTTGCGGTTGCGGGTGCAGGTGCAGGTGCAGGTGCAGTGCCGGACGTTGATGGCGATCATCCGTTGGTGCCGAACGCAAAAGATCTTGAGTTACTGGAAATCTTTGCCGAAGAGGCAGTGGAATATCTCGATGTAATCAAACATTTTGTGCTGGAGCAGCGTCAGCAGGCCCCGGTTTATTCTCCGCCCACCAGTGCACTGCAGAGCGCCCTGCACACACTGAAGGGCAGTGCCCGAATGGCCGGGATTGAACCCATTGGCGACCTTGTCGCGCCACTGGAACATTTTATCAAGGAACTGTACAACTATCATCTCGAAGTGACAGACGATATTGTCAACCTGCTTGATGATGGCGCGAGTTATTGCGCACTGTCACTCTCGTCTGTCCATGAGTTGCAGCGGGTGGAAAGTATTCCTGAGCTCCCCGTGTTTCTCGAGCAGCTGGCGGCACTGCGCGAGCAAACCATGTCCGCTATTCTCAGTGATGAGACAAGACCATCCCTAAAGGTTGATCCCGATTTCCTCAATCTGCTGATGACCGATGGCATGCAGCGCCTGCTTGACGCAGACCAGTACCTCAGGCAATGGCAGGATCAACCCGAGGAATTCAGTTTGCTGACAGGTTTGCAGGATGAGCTGGAAGGGTTGGCCCCTGCGGCTGGTCGTGCGGGAATGCCGGGTATGCAGGAGCTGGCAGCAGCATTGAGTCAGTTCTATCGACGGCTCGTGGAGATGCGTCGATCCCCTTCTGATGAACTTCTGGATACTGCAGCCGAGGGGCATGAGCTGTTGTTGTCGATGGTGGATGCCGTGGCCGCCAATCAGGACTTGCCGAACCCCCAAAATGCCTTGCTACAGCGGTTGGAGTCCCTGTCTCGTCCAACAGAGGCAGAGGTGCATGTACCGGGTCAGTCATCCCCGGCAGAGGCCGGTGATTTATCCTCTGCGGTGGCCTCCGATGAGGAAATGCCTGGGGTAACCTCACCAGAACCAGAACCAGAACCAGAACCAGAACCAGAACCAGAACCAGAACCAGAACCAGAACCAGAACCAGAACCAGAACCAGAACCAGAACCAGAACCAGAACCAGGGGTGGATTCTGTCTCACCTGTAGTGGTCCCTGTTGAGTCAGATGTCGCTGAAAGCAGGGACCTCCCGGCGCTGGAAATTGTGCCGCTTGATCGTGAAAAGATCGATCTGGAAATTCTTGAGATCTTTATCGAAGAGGCCAATGAGCTGCTGGAAGACATTGATCGCTGTCTGCAGGACTGGCAACAGGATTGGCAGAGTCGTGAGGCAGTGGAGTCACTCAAGCGATCGCTACACACGCTCAAGGGCGGTGCCAGAATGGCCGGGCTGCAGCAGCTAGGTGAGTTGAGCCATGATTTTGAAACCGACATCCTCGACGTCGAACATCAGCGCGATCAGCTGGACGAGGGGATGTTCAGCCGGTGGCTGCATAAGCAGGATCAGCTCCAGTCGGCACTGGTGGCAGCCAAAGTATTGCTCGGCAATGACAGTGAGGGTGCGCCACCGGCTGAACCGGTAGTCGAGCTGGTAGAGAAGACGGTTGTCGTGGGGGAATCACCCGGGATCAGTCAAATTCCTGCCCAGCTACGGGCCAGTCTCACTGAAATACCCGGCATTACTCCTCCTCAGCGCCCAGCGGCTGCATCCACGGAAATGGTCAAAGTGTCAGCCCCGCTACTGGAGAGTCTGGTGAATCTGGCCGGTGAAACCAGTATCTCACGGGGCCGGGTAGAGCGTGAGATCAGTGATTTTTCGGTTACGCTCGATGAAATGGGTTCCACCATCACCCGCCTCCGTGATCAGGTTCGGCGTATTGGCGTCGAAACAGAAGCGCACATGATGTTCCGGCAGGAACAAATGGAGGCGATGCAACCTCCGGAGGGTTTTGACTCACTTGAAATGGACCGTTATTCCCAATTACAGCAACTGTCACAGGCGTTGCTGGAGTCCGCGTACGATATTCAGGATCTGAAGGAAACGTTGGCGGACAAGGCCAGGTCTGCCGAGGGGCAGCTGTTGATTCAGTCGCGTATCAACACGGATCTTCAGGAGCGGTTGATGCGTACCCGGATGGTGCCGTTCAGCCGGATTGTGCCCAGGTTGCGCCGGATGGTCAGGCAGGTCAGTGATGAGGTGGGGAAGAAAGTTGAACTGCAGTTGATCAACATAGACGGTGAGATGGACCGCTCTGTCATGGAGCAGATGCTGGCCCCACTGGAACATATGATTCGCAATTCCATTGACCACGGGATTGAGTCTGCAGCAGACCGCCTTGCTGCCGGAAAACCGGAAACCGGGGTGATTTCTGTGGGATTGGCCAGAGAGGCCGGCGATATTCTCCTGCTGTTGTCCGATGACGGCCGGGGGCTTAATGTCGAAGCCATTCGCCATCGGGCGATTGAGCAGGGTTTGATTCCCGAGGACAGTCCACTGGATGATCAGGACGTCATCGAGTTTATTTTTCAGCCGGGATTTTCCACATCGAACAAAGTAACCCAGGTTTCCGGTCGCGGTGTGGGCATGGACGTGGTCAACAGCCAGGTACGCGAACTGGGAGGATCTGTGCAGGTCGTCACCGACCCCGGCAAGGGTACCCGATTTATTGTACGTTTGCCGTTTACAGTGTCGGTCAACAGAGCGCTGATGATTGAGATGGGTAACGATTTGTATGCGCTTTCCCTGAGTAGCGTGGATGGTGTCGTCCGAGTCAGCCCGGTGGAGCTTGAATACTACTATCTCTATCCTGAGGCACGTCTCGAATATGCTGGCGAGTACTATGAAGTACTCTATCTGGATAGCCTTTTACACCATCGCTCAACCCCGAAACTGGATATGGAAAGCCAGTCGGTATTCCTGATTCTGGTGCATACTGAAACCCGCCATTTCGCCATACAGGTAGATGGACTGGCGGGTAGCATGGAAATTGTGGTGAAAAGTCTTGGTATACAGCTGAGCAAAGTGCCGGGGTTGACGGGTGCCACGGTGATGGGGGATGGGCGGGTTGTGGTCATTCTGGATCTGTTGGCGCTGTTGCGCAGCCGCTTGATGACCACATCTGTCGCAGACAGTGAAGAAATCGGTGAGCCCGAGACATCGTCTCCTGTTGCCACTGTAATGGTCGTGGATGATTCTGTGACGGTGCGCAAAGTGACCAGCCGGTTTTTGCTTCGGGAAGGCTTTTCCGTGATTACTGCGAGAGATGGCCTTGAGGCGATGACCTTGCTTCAGGAGCACAGGCCGGATCTTATGCTGCTGGATATCGAAATGCCGCGTATGGATGGCTTTGAAGTGGCGCGTCGAGTCAAGGGCAGCAGCGAGCTGAAACAAATACCGATTATCATGATTACCTCAAGGTCGGGTAAAAAGCATCGGGAAAGGGCTTTCTCCCTGGGTGTCGAGCACTACATGGGCAAGCCCTATCAGGAGCAGGAGCTATTGAAAGCCATGGCCGCTCTCATGCCCGTAGCAACCGAATCAGGAGAATAATTGTGCTGTTTTCTATCCGGATAATAGGCGTGCCTACGGGAGTATTTGCCCCAGAAAAAGCTATAACTGTTGAGGAGGGCAAGCGGTGAGCAAACCGGTTGTCGATAACCCGTTGTTGGCCGATGAGGTGGATAGCCTGCTTGTGTCGCTCAGCGGTCACCGCCTGCTGCTTCCCATGGCGGCGGTTGCCGAGATCGTGCAGCAGGTTGACTGTCAACGGGACGACCAACAACCCCCCTGGTTGCAGGGCTGGATAAGCTGGCGAACAGAACGTATTCCACTGATTTCCTTTGAATCACTGGTTGGGGGCGAGCGGGCGATGTTGGGTGACCGGGCGATGGCGCTGGTGTTATACCGCATACTGCCGGACGGTCTGAGCCAATTTTATGCCCTGCAAATCCAGAATTTTCCGCACTTGATCAGGTTAGCAGACGATGGCCTGCTGCAGCAGGCTTCCCTGCCGGAGCTGCCACCCTGTGTTCTGATGATGGTTAATGTCAGAGAGCAGCAGGCATTGATCCCCGATCTGGATAAAATTGAACTGCTGCTCACAAAAGTGCTTTAGCAGCAGGCGGGGTATTGTGTCCCGTTTTCAGGTGTTTTAGTTCTGACCGTCACGCAGCATCGGGCCCTGTCCGCGCCCTTTGCCCCGGGCAGATGAGCAAATCCTTACTATGCGTACCTCTGGTGCTGGTGGTAGAGTAGATAAATTCGGTGTTCCCTCCCTGCCTCCAAGTGACTTTTTCGAGGGTCCAATAGTGTCCAAAGAGCGTAAAAGAACGGTTGCCGAAAAGCACGAGGAGCTTCTGGCCAAAGCAATTGAGATGACAGTATCACTCAATCCGCTGGTTGGCGTCAGTACGGAGGACCTCAAGACGGCCGTCAAGAAAACAGTTAAGCAAACGGCGGCACAGCCTTCCAAGGTGTTGCGCTACAGCAAGCGGTTCGCCGGCAAGGTGACAGATATTCTCAAAGGCACGGACAAGTACGAAGGTCACAAGAATGACCGGCGTTTTGCTGATCCTTCCTGGGATGAAAACAAGCTTTATCACAAGCTCAAGCAGGCCTATTTTGCCTGGGAGGAGTCATTGGATGAACTGGTGGATGACCTTGGCCTGGAGGGAATGGAAGAGCGACGGGCCCGTTTCGTCAAAGAGATGCTGATCACGTCCATGGCTCCCACCAACTTCCTGTTGGGTAATCCAAAAGCACTCAGAAAAGCGATTGAAACCCGCGGCAGCAGTTTGCTGAAAGGGCTGAAGAACTATGCTCACGACCTGAAAGACAACAACGGTATGCCTGCCCAGGTGGATAAAAGCCAATTTCGGGTGGGTGGTAATCTGGCGACGACAGAGGGTGTTGTCGTTTTTCGCAATGAGATACTGGAGCTGATCCAATACAAGCCGCGTACTGCCCGGGTGTTTCGCAGGCCGCTACTGATCATCCCTCCCCAGATCAACAAGTTTTACATCTACGATCTGAATGAGGAAAAAAGCTTTTTTCGCTTTTGCCTCGACCAGGGATTTCAGGTATTTGCGATCAGCTGGAGAAACCCTTCGGAGGAACAGGCACACTGGGGGATGCCTGAATACATAGAGGCAGCCATCGAAGCTGTCGATGCCATCCTCGCAATCACCCGGAGTCAATCTCTCAACGTGGTCGGGGCTTGTGCTGGCGGTATCACGGCTTCAATTCTGTCCTCCTACCTCAAGCAGTCTGGCCGCGATCTGGTGCATTCCCTGAGTCTGTCTGTCTGTATGCTCAGCATGAACTCCCGGGAAATGGAGCTGGGGGTCTTCACTACGCCGGCATCCCTACAGGCTGCGCGGCTCAAATCGCGGGAAAGGGGGATTCTGGAGGGTGCTGAACTCGGCCGGGTGTTCAGCTGGATGCGCCCCAATGATCTGGTCTGGAATTATCACATCAACAACTATTTGATGGGTGAGGCGCCGCCGGCCTTTGATATCCTTTTCTGGAACAGCGATTCAACCAATTTGCCTGCAGAGCTCCACTGTGACTTCCTGGATATTTATGAGCACAATACCTTGGAAGCCGGAGAGATGAAAATCAATGGCGTGACCATTGATTTGGCCGCGCTGGATTGCGACAAGTATGTAACTGCCGGGTTATCCGACCATATTACGCCCTGGAAAGTCTGCTACAAGACCACCCGGATTGTTGGGGGAAATATCAAGTTTGTGCTCAGTTCCAGTGGTCATATTCAGAGTCTGGTCAATCCCCCCACCAATATCAGAGCGCGTTACTTCAGTAATGAAAGCCTGCCAGATAATGCCGATGAGTGGCTCGAGGGGGCTGAACAGTTTGCGGGTTCCTGGTGGACCGACTGGTCCGACTGGCTTCGGGCCCGCTCCGGGGTGCGAAAAGCTGCACCGAAGGTGTTGGGCAGCAGGCACTTCAAACCCATGGAGGATGCCCCCGGCACTTATGTCTTCGGCTGAAAACATTGAGGAACATCTGGTGAGCGTGAAAACCAGCGGGTTACAGATCTACTGGTTGACGGTCATGGGGTTGAATGTCCGTGTTGCTATCAGGCGGGGCAGTGATGTTCGGAGTAAACCCCTGTTGTTACTGAACGGCATCGGTGCCAGTCTGGAGGTTCTGGAAGGTTTCATTGCGGCCATGCCGGGCTGTGAGGTGATTATTTTTGATGTTCCGGGGGCGGGGAAATCGGAGGCCCCCGTGTTGCCCTGGCGGTTGCATACCTATGCAAAGCTGACCGTAAAAATTCTCGATCAGTTGGGATATCGGCTGGTGGACGTGCTGGGGCTCTCCTGGGGTGGCACACTGGCCCAGCAATTTGCCCGCCAGTATCCCGAACGCTGCAGAAAGCTGGTGCTCTGTGCGACGAGTTGCGGTTCAGCAATGTTTCCGGGGCATCCATCCATCCTGGCAAAAATGATCAGTCCACGCCGCTATCTGGACAAAAAATACATGTCCCGTATCGCCGGTGATCTCTATGGCGGTAAAATGCGCACTGATCCGGCCCAGGTGGAAAAGCATGCTTCCCGGGTGCAGACTACCAGTTCGCGCGGTTACTATTATCAGTTGCTGGCGCTGGCGATATGGTCGAGCCTGCACTGGCTACACAAAATCACCATGCCAACCCTGATTGTTCATGGTGCCGATGACCCGATCATTCCACCGGTTAACGCGAAGGTTCTCGCCAGCCGCATCCCCAACGCCGAGCTGTGGCTGATGAACTGTGGCCATTTGTTCATGCTCACCATGCCGGATACGGTTGCCCCGGCGATCCGGGAATTTCTCGACCGATAGCACCGTCATTCCCCACTCTCACTGGAATGTTTTCATGATACAACCCATCAGTGGCCAGTCTGACTGGTTTGAAATTACCCAGGCCCAGATCAACCAGTTTGCCGATGCGACCCACGACCATCAGTACCTGCACGTGGATCAGCAGCGAGCCGCAGAAGGACCGTTTGGTAAAACCATTGCCCATGGCTTTCTCTACCTCTCCATGGTGCCCCATATGATGCTGGACGACCTGCTGGCCATTATTGGCGACGCGACAGTGATCAACTATGGGGTCAATGACCTGCGTTTTATTTCGCCGGTTCCGGTCGGCAGTCGCATTCGTCTCAACTGGCAGGTTTTATCCGACGAGCCAAAGGGCAAAAATCGGCTGTTGACCGTGGAGATTGGCATTGAAATCCAGGGAGTTGAAAAGCCTGCCATGGCTGCTGAGTGGTTGCTCTATATTCTATGATGTCAATCTGAGCCCGGCCGGGGCAGTGGTACTCCTCAGTCAATGCGCGGTAAACAGTTTGCCCCGAACGGTCTCGCGGTATTTCATCGGTGATGTGCCAAATTGACGATGAAATATTTTACTGAATGCCGCAGCATCCTGGTAACCGGAGTGGGCGGCCACTTCGGCTACAGACAGATTGGATTTCTGCAGTAACTCCCTGGCATTGTTGAGTCTGGTACGCTGCAGGTACTTCAGGGGCGTCTGGCCCAGTGCATTTTTGAAGCGGCGGTCAAACGTGCGCATACTGAAACCGAACTGTTTTGCTACGTCGCCAATCCTGATGGGCTTGCTGAAATTATCCTCAAACCAGATTTGTGCCTGTACCACCTGTTCATCGGGGTGGTGTTCCACATTGTCAGAGAAATAGCTGGTGGGCTCAAAGGAGCTGCGAATTTCGTGAAAGAAGTTGCGCTCCACCTGTGTGGCCGCCTGGCGACCGTACAATCTGGCCACCAGATGTACCATCAGCTCTGCCATGGCGTTGACGCTGGCTGCGCAGTAAAGATTGCCGGCCTGGGTTATGAAGTACTGTCTCTTCAGTGCTACCAGTGGGTAGTCGCGCTGAAACTGATCAAAATAATGCCAGTGGGTGGTGGCCGGTTGCTGATCCAGCAGGCCCGCCTCTGCCAGAAAGCACACGCCTGTGCCCACTGCGATGACGGTGGCGCCCTCCTTTACCTGATGTTGTAACCAGGGGATATAGTTGCTGTATTTTTTCAGGGCAGGCCGTGGGTTCCGCCACAGTGCGGGCAGGCTGATTATGTCGCAGTGGTCTATCTCGTCAATCGTCGCCGAGGGGCTAATGGCGAAGCCCGAGGGCGAGGTGATCGGCTGATCATCAATGGACAGGGTGGTCGCTACAATGCTGCGGGTGTTGTTGGGGTTAGCTGCCCGGTCTGCTGCCTCGGCAGTGCGCAGCATTTCCACCGGCAAGGTGGCGCTGGTAGTCAGCAAATTGTTGTAAAGCAGGGTGCAAACCCGCAGTGGTGGTGGTGGATTAATCGTTTCTTTGGCCATAATGGAAAAATATATGGCTATAACAGACAAAAATCAACCCGAAATGCCTGATAGACTGCATCTATAAATTCAACTGGATGTAGCTCAACATGCAAGCTTTACCTGTTATTGTCGGTTTTGGTGGCTACAACGCCGCTGGGCGAAGCTCTTCACACCAGGGTTTCCGCCGAACGGTAGTTGAGTCCCTGTCCCCCGTTGAGCGCAATAAGACACTGGTGGGTCTGGCCTGTCTTATGGGGTTGGTGAGATGGGATGGTAGTTCGTACCGTGACCAGTCCGGACAATCCTATGATGCGGCTGCCGTGGCCTCGACCTTTGCTGATCAGGTCATGGCTGGAACTCTGATCCGCCGCCTGGAAAACGCAATCTACAATCCAGAAGAAATCACTGGCCATAAACGTGTAAAAATGCAGCAACACGATGAAGGCGGTGTAAGGTTTACCCTGAGCCGCCGGGATATGCCGGCACAGATTCCCGGGCACTGGAACGTACGTCCTCTCGAAGACGGCAGTTTTGAAATACACTCTCGTGATACCGGAGAATTTCTGGTG is a window from the Porticoccus hydrocarbonoclasticus MCTG13d genome containing:
- a CDS encoding hybrid sensor histidine kinase/response regulator, which produces MALTGRLQGLTWLADEVDATLKLACEALESFLADSTDTASIRHCVDYIHQIKGSLKVADCYGPLLLAEEMEVLADRILERRITAVADGCDVLVQAMLKLPNYLRQVMATRRDNPESLLLLLNEFRAVRGEPLISETSFFSPHIEASRRLSKPYDRQPDPVVMANLLRKLRQMYQYALLGLLKGEKIEENFSYLDKVFSRLKELSKGMPREPLWNVVLALLEGIAGRDIPLGYALKMLLRELEGEIRRLAQAGYDGLTQPLPEVLFKNLLFYIAFARSKGPRAIAVREDYRLDQSLPSDVTIEDTEDGLSPVYAPDAARLIVSALDQDIEQFKECLSRLVEESDTRPALLDESGNQLKKLVDAVTMLGRPRQRELLEEALAQLQLFIADPSVDSPHPAAVANCLVEAQTGLHGWLELNKQLIEGGAAGQEMQVEVNRAQAALLAEARHTLDQVKEIIVDFIASQWRRDKLDGLSQLVADVRGALLMLELPRAVTVLDACNRFLDEQVLSARSVPNWNMLDALAEAITGIEYYLEVLDQQDREAEQSILDLAEQSIARLGYSLDAGRGTHHDADVEPLTEHLPSGASQDDGQPEADAVDREIIDVFLEEVTEVLATLDDTYQQWVDSPNAEQPVIEMRRAFHTLKGGGRMVGADQVAGIAWAVEHLLNRLIEKRVAITPTLMAVVGLTKDVLPDLAEAFSEQTDYSRPEYVAQLVIAAEALARGEETALPDSVDDCHDSDAKEPSPAMVGDNAVAVAVAVAVAVAGAGAGAGAVPDVDGDHPLVPNAKDLELLEIFAEEAVEYLDVIKHFVLEQRQQAPVYSPPTSALQSALHTLKGSARMAGIEPIGDLVAPLEHFIKELYNYHLEVTDDIVNLLDDGASYCALSLSSVHELQRVESIPELPVFLEQLAALREQTMSAILSDETRPSLKVDPDFLNLLMTDGMQRLLDADQYLRQWQDQPEEFSLLTGLQDELEGLAPAAGRAGMPGMQELAAALSQFYRRLVEMRRSPSDELLDTAAEGHELLLSMVDAVAANQDLPNPQNALLQRLESLSRPTEAEVHVPGQSSPAEAGDLSSAVASDEEMPGVTSPEPEPEPEPEPEPEPEPEPEPEPEPEPEPEPEPEPGVDSVSPVVVPVESDVAESRDLPALEIVPLDREKIDLEILEIFIEEANELLEDIDRCLQDWQQDWQSREAVESLKRSLHTLKGGARMAGLQQLGELSHDFETDILDVEHQRDQLDEGMFSRWLHKQDQLQSALVAAKVLLGNDSEGAPPAEPVVELVEKTVVVGESPGISQIPAQLRASLTEIPGITPPQRPAAASTEMVKVSAPLLESLVNLAGETSISRGRVEREISDFSVTLDEMGSTITRLRDQVRRIGVETEAHMMFRQEQMEAMQPPEGFDSLEMDRYSQLQQLSQALLESAYDIQDLKETLADKARSAEGQLLIQSRINTDLQERLMRTRMVPFSRIVPRLRRMVRQVSDEVGKKVELQLINIDGEMDRSVMEQMLAPLEHMIRNSIDHGIESAADRLAAGKPETGVISVGLAREAGDILLLLSDDGRGLNVEAIRHRAIEQGLIPEDSPLDDQDVIEFIFQPGFSTSNKVTQVSGRGVGMDVVNSQVRELGGSVQVVTDPGKGTRFIVRLPFTVSVNRALMIEMGNDLYALSLSSVDGVVRVSPVELEYYYLYPEARLEYAGEYYEVLYLDSLLHHRSTPKLDMESQSVFLILVHTETRHFAIQVDGLAGSMEIVVKSLGIQLSKVPGLTGATVMGDGRVVVILDLLALLRSRLMTTSVADSEEIGEPETSSPVATVMVVDDSVTVRKVTSRFLLREGFSVITARDGLEAMTLLQEHRPDLMLLDIEMPRMDGFEVARRVKGSSELKQIPIIMITSRSGKKHRERAFSLGVEHYMGKPYQEQELLKAMAALMPVATESGE
- a CDS encoding chemotaxis protein CheW, encoding MSKPVVDNPLLADEVDSLLVSLSGHRLLLPMAAVAEIVQQVDCQRDDQQPPWLQGWISWRTERIPLISFESLVGGERAMLGDRAMALVLYRILPDGLSQFYALQIQNFPHLIRLADDGLLQQASLPELPPCVLMMVNVREQQALIPDLDKIELLLTKVL
- a CDS encoding PHA/PHB synthase family protein, with translation MSKERKRTVAEKHEELLAKAIEMTVSLNPLVGVSTEDLKTAVKKTVKQTAAQPSKVLRYSKRFAGKVTDILKGTDKYEGHKNDRRFADPSWDENKLYHKLKQAYFAWEESLDELVDDLGLEGMEERRARFVKEMLITSMAPTNFLLGNPKALRKAIETRGSSLLKGLKNYAHDLKDNNGMPAQVDKSQFRVGGNLATTEGVVVFRNEILELIQYKPRTARVFRRPLLIIPPQINKFYIYDLNEEKSFFRFCLDQGFQVFAISWRNPSEEQAHWGMPEYIEAAIEAVDAILAITRSQSLNVVGACAGGITASILSSYLKQSGRDLVHSLSLSVCMLSMNSREMELGVFTTPASLQAARLKSRERGILEGAELGRVFSWMRPNDLVWNYHINNYLMGEAPPAFDILFWNSDSTNLPAELHCDFLDIYEHNTLEAGEMKINGVTIDLAALDCDKYVTAGLSDHITPWKVCYKTTRIVGGNIKFVLSSSGHIQSLVNPPTNIRARYFSNESLPDNADEWLEGAEQFAGSWWTDWSDWLRARSGVRKAAPKVLGSRHFKPMEDAPGTYVFG
- the phaZ gene encoding poly(3-hydroxyalkanoate) depolymerase, which translates into the protein MSVKTSGLQIYWLTVMGLNVRVAIRRGSDVRSKPLLLLNGIGASLEVLEGFIAAMPGCEVIIFDVPGAGKSEAPVLPWRLHTYAKLTVKILDQLGYRLVDVLGLSWGGTLAQQFARQYPERCRKLVLCATSCGSAMFPGHPSILAKMISPRRYLDKKYMSRIAGDLYGGKMRTDPAQVEKHASRVQTTSSRGYYYQLLALAIWSSLHWLHKITMPTLIVHGADDPIIPPVNAKVLASRIPNAELWLMNCGHLFMLTMPDTVAPAIREFLDR
- a CDS encoding MaoC family dehydratase codes for the protein MIQPISGQSDWFEITQAQINQFADATHDHQYLHVDQQRAAEGPFGKTIAHGFLYLSMVPHMMLDDLLAIIGDATVINYGVNDLRFISPVPVGSRIRLNWQVLSDEPKGKNRLLTVEIGIEIQGVEKPAMAAEWLLYIL
- a CDS encoding GlxA family transcriptional regulator — protein: MSVIAIYFSIMAKETINPPPPLRVCTLLYNNLLTTSATLPVEMLRTAEAADRAANPNNTRSIVATTLSIDDQPITSPSGFAISPSATIDEIDHCDIISLPALWRNPRPALKKYSNYIPWLQHQVKEGATVIAVGTGVCFLAEAGLLDQQPATTHWHYFDQFQRDYPLVALKRQYFITQAGNLYCAASVNAMAELMVHLVARLYGRQAATQVERNFFHEIRSSFEPTSYFSDNVEHHPDEQVVQAQIWFEDNFSKPIRIGDVAKQFGFSMRTFDRRFKNALGQTPLKYLQRTRLNNARELLQKSNLSVAEVAAHSGYQDAAAFSKIFHRQFGTSPMKYRETVRGKLFTAH